A stretch of the Uranotaenia lowii strain MFRU-FL chromosome 3, ASM2978415v1, whole genome shotgun sequence genome encodes the following:
- the LOC129751638 gene encoding ADP-ribosylation factor 6 — MGKLLSKIFGNKEMRILMLGLDAAGKTTILYNLKLNQTVTTIPTVGFNVETVTYRNVKFNVWDVGGQDKIRPLWRHYYTGTQGLIFVVDCADRDRIDEARQELHRIINDREMRDAIILIYANKQDLPDAMKPHEIQEKLGLTRIRDRNWYVQPSCAMSGVGLQEGLTWLTSNHKL; from the exons ATGGGAAAgttattatcaaaaatatttggcAATAAGGAGATGAGAATATTGATGCTAGGACTAGATGCCGCTGGAAAAACCA CAATATTGTACAATTTAAAGCTAAACCAAACGGTCACGACGATCCCAACCGTGGGCTTCAACGTCGAAACAGTCACCTATAGGAATGTCAAATTCAACGTGTGGGACGTGGGCGGTCAGGACAAAATAAGACCGCTCTGGAGGCACTATTACACAG GCACACAAGGACTCATATTTGTGGTGGACTGTGCCGACCGGGATCGGATAGACGAGGCGCGGCAAGAACTGCACAGGATAATTAACGACCGGGAGATGCGGGATGCCATCATACTGATATACGCGAATAAGCAGGATCTGCCTGACG cGATGAAACCCCACGAGATCCAGGAGAAGCTCGGACTAACGCGGATACGCGACCGAAATTGGTACGTGCAACCCTCGTGTGCGATGTCCGGCGTCGGTCTTCAGGAAGGTCTAACGTGGCTCACCTCCAACCACAAGTTATGA